A window of Desulfuromonas soudanensis genomic DNA:
TCAACTGATCGGTGGAGATCAGGTCGAGGAGCTCGGTCACGTCCTCGCTCCCCATTTCCTTGATCAGCAGATAGACTTCCTGGGCGGCCAGACGGGGGACGAGCTCTGCAACATCGGCCGCTTCAAGCATCAGGTTGTACTTGTTCATCCCCTGGGCGTGGCGGATGATTTCGAGGCGTTCATCGGCGGTGAGGGCGTTGAACTCCCTGGAGGTCAAGCTGCGCTGTTGGCGGAGCAACGTCAGATGCCCCACCTTTTTCTCGCGGGGCAATTCGATTCGGGTCATTAGGGATAAGCTCCTGAAGGGTCGTGTTTTTTCCAGCGGGGAGACACTGTAATGCAGAGAGGGGAATTGGTCAAGCACAGCGACTGATCCCCCCGGGTATTTGACGAGAGGAATGAGCCCAAAGCGCCCGGTGTCCATCGAATCTCCCGGGTCGTGAATGCGCATCCCCCGCCGGGACCTAGCCGCCGGATTTGGAAAGAATTCGGTCATTCTTTGAAAACGATAATCATTTTTGCCTTGACCCGGTCGGCGCCTTTCGATCAAAATGAAAACCGATTTCAATATCAACCAACCGAGGAGACGGACCAACCCTCTTCCTTCTCGGGCTGCGCGGCGCCAGTAAATCGTATCGATCAGAGACTGTCCGCAAGGCAGGTGCGGATACTTTAACTGCATTACATAAGCCTGAAGGAGAAAGGAAAGCAATGACCGGCAAGATGTCCCGAATCGTCCCTGCCCTGCTCTTTGGCGGGCTCCTCGCCCTGACTTTTCCCGCTCCGAGCTTCGCCCACGGCGACACCGCCGCCGGGGGTGAAACACCGGCCTCGCCGGAAACACCCGATCCTTCGGCCGGGGAGCGTCAGGTCGAGCCCTACCACACCCTCGCCGAGAAGAAGGCCGCCGGGCGGGCCAGGAACATCACCGACCGCATCACCATCTCTGGCCTGATCGAGGTGGAAGCCGCGGCCGAGAACGTGGATTTTGCCGACGGCACCGCCGATGCCGCCAGCGATCTGACGCTTGCGACCGCCCAGATCGCCCTCGGCGTGAAGCTGACCGAGAGGGTGCGGGGGAACATCAGCCTCCTCTTCGAGGAAGGTGCCTTCGGGGACGAGGACACCGATCTCGAGGTGGACGAGGCCGCCGTCGACATCTACTTCCCTTCGCTCTTCGGTCGCTTCGGGCGCCTTTACCTCCCCTTCGGGGTCTATCACAGCCACTTCATCAGCGACCCGCTGACCCTGGCGCTGGGGGAGACCCGGGAGACGGCTCTGCTTCTCGGTTACGGCCACGACCTCTTCTCCCTCTCCGCCTTCGTCTTCAACGGCGACGCCGGGAAAATCGGTCAAGAGGACCAGATTGACGACTGGGGAGCGAGCCTGGTTCTCACTCCGGCCGAGGGGATCGAGCTCGGCGGCAGTTATCTGGCCGACCTTGCCGACAGCGATGCCGGGCTGCTCGCCGAGTACCGGCGGCGGGTCGGCGGCTGGTCCTCCTTTGCGACGGTCGAACACGGCCCCTTCGGAGCCTCCGCAGAGATTCTCGGGGGAGTGCAGTCCTTCGACGCCGCCGATCTCGATGCCGACGGCAACGGAAAGGGGGACAGGCCGCTGGCCTGGAACCTCGAAGTGTCGTGGGCGCCGGTGGAGCAGGTGGAGGTGGCCGCCCGCTACGAGGGGAGCGACGAGTTCGCCGGCCAACCGGAACGCCAGTACGGGGTGGCCGTCTCCTGGAGTCTCTGGGAGGACGCCACCCTTTCTCTGGAATACCTGCGCGGCAGGTTCGACCAGGATTTCAGTGCCGACGAAGAGGGCAACGTTCCCGACCGCCGCGAACTTCTCGGTGCCCAACTGGCCTTCGAATTCTGAGGATCCGGCCTGCCGGTACGATCTTTTGCCTATTCAAAGAAATTCGGCGGCCCTTTTCGGGTGTCATTTAAAATAGAGTCTTTCAAATTCCACCGCCGACGCGGGGCGGCCGAAGAAGAACCCCTGGACCAGGTTGCAGCCGACCGAACGGAGAAAATCCGCCTGTTCGGCCGTCTCGACCCCCTCGGCCACCACCTGGAGATTGAGGTTGTGGGCCAGCATGACGATCGACTGGGCGATAGCGGCGGCATTGGGATCGGTGGTGACATCCTGAACGAAGGAGCGGTCGATCTTCAGGTTGGAGATCGGAAAGCGCCTGAGGTAGTTGAGGGAGGAATAGCCTGTTCCGAAGTCGTCGATGGCAAAATGGATCCCCTGCACGGTGAGTTGACGCATCACCTCGATGGCCTGCTCGACATCGGCCATCAGGATGCTCTCGGTGATCTCCAGCTCCAGCAGGTCCGGCGACAAACCGCTCTCCTGCAGGGCGGCGACAACGTCCTGCAGCAGGTCGGCATGGCGGAACTGGCGGGCGGACATGTTGACGGCGACCTGCAGCGGGCGTCCGGCCCGTTCTTGCCAGAGCTGATTCTGCAGGCAGGCGCTCTTCAGGACCCAGTTGCCGATGGCGACAATCAACCCGGTCTCTTCGGCCATGGGGATGAAG
This region includes:
- a CDS encoding LbtU family siderophore porin; protein product: MTGKMSRIVPALLFGGLLALTFPAPSFAHGDTAAGGETPASPETPDPSAGERQVEPYHTLAEKKAAGRARNITDRITISGLIEVEAAAENVDFADGTADAASDLTLATAQIALGVKLTERVRGNISLLFEEGAFGDEDTDLEVDEAAVDIYFPSLFGRFGRLYLPFGVYHSHFISDPLTLALGETRETALLLGYGHDLFSLSAFVFNGDAGKIGQEDQIDDWGASLVLTPAEGIELGGSYLADLADSDAGLLAEYRRRVGGWSSFATVEHGPFGASAEILGGVQSFDAADLDADGNGKGDRPLAWNLEVSWAPVEQVEVAARYEGSDEFAGQPERQYGVAVSWSLWEDATLSLEYLRGRFDQDFSADEEGNVPDRRELLGAQLAFEF